TCCCCTCAAACTAAAAACATTAGTTATGACAAAAGCCTAGGCCTGTTCTCTCATGTGTCTATCTGTAGTTCCGTCTGTCTGATAGTTCTGTCGGACTGGAAAGGCAACTAGACTgcgtgaattattattattattattattattattattattattattattattatcatcatcatcccccccatcagtattagtattatagtgattattattgttctgGCTCTCTATCCTTTTCCTATCTGCTATAGGTTTTCTCCTTTCACTTGTTAGATGTGGaagtctgtttaaaaaataataatgaacataactttcaacttttttttgtctaaatatttagttataaatatttacttaaTAGTTATCTAGTTatttaatagtttaaaaaaaaaatacatcagcaACACTGCCAATCAGCAATGTCGCACCGTATTACTATAcgcgcatctctctctctcgcacacacacttgtgtgtgtgtgtaagtatttTTCTGTTAAGTTTGAAAAGGAGGTTGATGTTATCTAACGATATCTTAGGGCTATCCCCAGTATCAcgttcatatttaatttctaataatctttacagattttttttttttcagaatgacaaaatgattaaaaaatgaaaaaaatggttAATTAAGGCTATAACAATTTCCAGAAATAAGGCTGTTTTAGTGAATAAAGGAATAGCAGTTTATTATAAAACACAACCCTGCTATGCAAGTTAAAAgattatacatttaaaacacacacacacacacccccgggTAATTGCTTGAAAAGCTCAGAGAATCCAAGGCCTCCTGGAAAGATTTCAAAGAAGCTGGTTTCATCCACCTTTTCTTGTTGGAAGACTATTGGCATGAACTGTTAAGTGCAGGTGGGTCAGCACCTCTATTTGCAGGAAAGGGGCTGTAACAGGACTCTGTGTTGACTACAGGTCTGCGAGCGTGTTGTGCTGCTTTCGTATCCCTTTCAAATGCTTCCTCTCGGGCCACGGAGATCCTCCCAGGTGGCTGCTAAATGCTCTGGGAACCGTGTGACATCACTGCAGGGGACTGACCTGCACTTATCCCAGTGCCTGGCCAGGTATTGTCCCAACATGTCAAACAGCCATAGAGCAAGTGATCCTCTTACATCCGCTCAGCCGTTCCACAAGGCCGCAGATTGAGGGAAGAGACAGCGGGTTCCCCAACCCAAAGTGAGCAGAGAGgctgaggaggaaaaaaatggGCCACAACAGGACACACATCACCAATCAGGATGTCAATCACGTAGCCTCTCTCTGCTGCTCTTATTTGGCAAGAACAGAGCCGCACTAATCATTCTCTCTGCATGGGCCACAGTGAAAGTGCACGTCTGGGTAACTTGACTCAGCGCTAAAAGGGTCACTTGTTAACCATCAACATGAGCTCATGGCACCTCCAGGGTGAGAGACCATGTAGCCAAAATAAAGACTTTAATCCCCCCTGGGATTCAGTATAGTAttcttatatatacacatttacacttCGGAAGAACGGAAATATTACGATCTGCCTATGCACTTGGTGTCTGATTCTAATGTCTAAAACGTGGCATAAACACACGTTATCATTGACGAGCTCATCTGATAGGCTAATCATATATTTTTGTAACGCTAAAACGCTATTATGTGCCATTTCATACAATCTACAAGTAGAGAAAATGAATCTTCACCTTTTGTTATGTGCGTCAGTTTCATCGTCATTGctctgccccctactggtcacATAGCATTATCGTGGCGCTGCAGTTCCCGACACGCAAATCTACACTCAGGTCCTTTTCAATAGACTTAAGTTCGATCTACACGAGTTCTTTCCATCAGCTCTGGAAGAACAAAAACCCAGCCCACTCCAAGGCACCTGATTATGTGCACCACTGTGCACTAATAATCCAAAACGTTTAACAAATAACTCAGATGCAACTTTTATTGAGCTGTTCTTTGTGAAGCCCTAGCAAAAAAGGCACTTGTTCAGAGGTAAACATACAACAGAACATGAAAATGGGCCACAAAGAAGAAAACGAGTGAACAACATACACACCTTCATTCTGAGCAAGATCTAAATGCGAATCTAAAAGGCAGTGGTCCTGTAGCATCTGCCCAACACCGCTCTGCACATGTTGTAAAGTTAGATTTTCTCCTAGCTGACAGTCTAATCGCTAAAAGACTCAAAACAACAGTGACTTGCTAGTTCAATTAATAAAAGATCAATGCACTCAGAATTTACAGTAATGAACTTCCAAGTCTAAGCATGCAAACAAACTGGTCTTATATGTGCCAACAACTTACAAAAGCCCACAGTTGTCcttaaacaaatacatacatatacatgaaTACTGTTGCAAAAGTGCCAGTGCAtctaaaaagcaaaaaaaaaaatcctattgcTTTAAAATACACTTACAAGTGCTTTGGCTTTTGTAAGGCATAAAAGAACcactgggggagaaaaaaaacccccaagaAAGCATTATCTGTCGTCAGTTTCCTGGAATAACCGGTAAATTATGCTAAGTATAACCATAACATTGTGGTGTATATTTTCCAGTAACATATCAACAAAGCATAGGTTCTCACTCCAGTGCCTCATAATCCTCTGCCTTGCTCAATGGAGTTTTTACTACCAACACACCTCATCCAACTAATCATTACCAAACTCTTCATgggttgaatcaggtgtgttggggAAAATGGAATATTTGAAATTTCCTCAGAAAACTGCAGATGTACAATAACAACACATGtgcattataaatgtatattgaTCCACTGTTATTCCAAAATGAAACATATTACTGGTactaagataaaaaaaaaaatatataaaaaaacaaactaaaatacaaagaaaaatcTGTCAGACTGATTTCAACTGTAACATGTTGGTTGAGTATATGCAAAACTcacataataagtcactttcAATATGGCATAAAAACCACAGTTTCCTTAAAACAGTTATTTGGAAAGAAACCAGCAGCAAGCTAAAACTGAGAGGCACGGGTTGCTTAACTCTGGAGTTTAAACACAGAAGGTTGTGGTGAGTGGAGTCCAGTGTGTGAGATGGTGGAGCTGAGACCAGGTCAGCTTGGGGAAACTTCAGCAGGCACTACGGCAGGTATGTGAAAAGATGAACAGGAGTCCCGTCTATGGAGGAGTTTAAAGAGCAACTCCTCTTTCTCCTGAACAAGTTTTTGCCTCTGCAATGTTTGCTTCTCCAGCGCCTCCTGCAGCTCATTCTGCTCCTTTGAAAGTTGgctgaaaaaagggaaaatacaAGAgttaagaagaataaaaaaggtGAAAAGGTTATGGGGAAGTACAAGATCATTTTCTAGCATTCTCCATGTTAACAAAATGAGTGTCCCATCACATCTTAAAAAGTACTAATTTctatgaaaataaagaaatgtattaCATTAAAGTTACTACACAATAatttctctttcactttctctagCAGTGTCATAGTAATAGTCATAAAAACTCATTTTACATCATGACATTTGGCTACCTGTATATTTAAAGAAGTTATGCATCTTACAGCATTTGTTggaattgtttaaataattggAATATTAGAATGAGGGTAAAAGGGTACACTGGAGCATGATTTTCTTCATTATTTTACACAAATGGCTGATGGGAGTTTGAGAGGCTTAAAACTGCTTACTGTATTAGTGTTTGATAGTTGTCTATCCGAACTCTGAGATCCTCATTCTGCTGTAGAACCTGAAGGACCTGGTCTTCCAATGCCAGATTCTTTTCAACCTGAGAAAACAACATAGGCATGATCAAGGAGTATTTGTTGAACAAACAACTTGACAGAGATAGAGATGTAGATTTAAAACCCCAAACTAGATGATGAATGTCCAATCATCATGGAGTTTCTTCCCACAAACAGGTGGATGTCACTCTAAATTGCACCTAaagtaggggtgtgtgtgtgtgtgtgtgtgtgtgtgtgtgtgtgtgtgtgtgtgtgtgtgtatatatatataatgtgcaaTTAACTCAGTTGTCCTAGGATAGGGTCCACTGTAAGCCTGACCATGATAAAGcagttaataaatgaatgaatgatcatTGTAGAGTAGGGATGCCCAATTTCACATCTGGAATACCTTGAAACTGTACTGGGCTGTGCGAGTCTGCAAGCCTATTATTAAGAAACACAGTTCAAGAGTATTAATTTGTCCAACCCATCACAATACAGATTTGGTGaattatacattataaaaccccccaaaacaaggCCATTTATAGATGCTAAATGTACTGGCGTACTAAAGTATTAATTCATTCACCTCTTtaacctggtcagggttgcaatGAGCATACAGAGAATATTCCAGGAATACTGGGCATGAGGAGGGAAAACATCCTGAATGGGCGTCCCAGTCAATCACAGATCAGCATACTAAACATAATGGCATTTTTATCTGATCCATCTTGAGACCACTGTAAATGTTGAAGATACATAATTACTAGTCAGTCTCTTTAGAGCTTTGCTCACTTGGTCAGTCACCTTCCACCTCATCGATTAATGGAAAGGGACAACCACAGGGCCACTGACTATCATATATATCGTTTAGGTAGAAGaccattctcagcacagcagtaaCACTGAAATGACAGTGGCATAGTATTTCATGTGTGAAACTGAAACTGTCCACTGGTTGTCAGTGGACCAATGGCAGTCAATTTTCACAGATGAATAAGATAGAGGGTAGGAAACAGGACAATAGAAAAGTTACAGTCAGTATTTCAAAATAACTAAAAAGGGCACCTCTATGGTTTGTGTATCTGACAAAATAGCCAGAGTGTAGGGACAAGGTAGATGTGCATAATAAACTGATCAGAGTCcatatccattttctgtaccacttattctacacagggtaacggggagcctatcccaggggactcggagCACAAGGTGGCGAGCACCCTCGGaggggatgccaacccatcgcagggcacacacacacattcatagtttacagacaatttgtaaatgccaatcagcgtataacacacgtctttggactgggggaggaaactggtgtGCCCAGAAGAACCCCTTgaagcatgggaagaacatgcaaactccgcacacacggtggcggcaggaatcgaacccccatcccaggaggtgtgaggcaaacatgctaacaactaagccacAATGTGCCCCCCCACCGAGTCCATataagtaatataatataatataatataatataatataatataatataatataataatgcgATGTTTCTACGGttgtaatatttgtaatatttttttcaaaactccCCAAAATACTGTTCTCTTATTTCTTTGCATTTGCAAGTCTAGAGTTTGAAGAGTTAAACTTAAAAGAAGCTTAATTTAGCCTAAACAGGGAGCTTCAGTGCTGTTGTTTTGAAACTCTGCATTTTGGTGAACTAGAACTTTAAATACAGTCTGAGTGTGTAAGAGGAAGAGGTCATCTGTTTCCATTCTGACCAAAAATGGTGAGTGGGAGTTTATACCAGGGCCTCCATCTGCCGCAGCTTGTTTCCCTGCTCGAGTAAACGCTCGCTCTTCATCTCTATGACAATTAGCAGACTCTCCTGTTCCTGCTCCCAGAATTCACCCGGGCTGCCATGAGTCTAACACAGAAAGGGCAAGATACAAAGCAAAATGTTGCATTCTTACTGAATACATTGTACGATCATATGAAATTTATTGGGAAAAACTAAATTTCTGTCCCATTTATAAATCATGAAATTTACTTGTATGTTTCTTTGAAGGTCTCTTTTCAGCATGGACTCTTTTACTCGCTGCTTTATCTCTGTGAACAGCTTCAGGTCTGCGGTCAGTTGCTCAATCTGCTCCTGTTCAGAGTTCACACAGAGTGCAGACCAAAACATCACTCAAATGTCACACTGGTATGTGCAACACTTCATACTAAGACACAGTTTCTAAATTACTTTCCATGTACAATTCATAAAGAGCAAACAGAAACAACCAggactgcagcttttatttttagAGTACCTTTAGAGCACTTTCAACTGTTATGTGTGTTTCCTGCAAAGTATTCTTCTCTTCACTGTGGAGGTTTTTCATctctgtggggggaaaaaaagccatgTACCTTATTTTATACTGGGCACATAAGTAGAAAAGTGCATGCTTGCTGATTAGTTACCTTCCACTTCTCTCTGGTGCTGTTCTGTAGAACTCTTCATCTGGTTCTCATGAACAGCACCGAGTTCAGCAGCTGTCTCAGACTTCACCTGTTGGCATGATAATGTGTAAACAATATGGTAAAAAATACACAACGCTTTCAAGCCTCACATATGTCAAGCAGAGACGTTTacttcagtttttgtttttttttagaagctGGAAAACAAATATGGCTTTCAGCTCATGTCTCACTGCTCTTGGGGAAGATGTGGCTTTGACCAGTGATAAATGAACTCCGCTGCACCGAAAGAAAAGCCTTCAAACCACTGTCCCACTACATATTACATAAAGATACGTTAACTATGCatcttaaatgtatttatttatttatttaaatgacagTGCTCCCTGGATTTCTTATTATAATGAATAATTGAACACACCTCATGCATTTCTGTACACTTTGTGTAAAACACCAGAAGGTTTCCTGCTCTACATAAATCAAGACtgtatctgaaaaaaaatgcaacaggtCCACCAAGAGTAAATGGATCAGATACTGAATCCAGCTCTGTGGACAAAACATATAGTAAATGTCAAGGTTATGTAACAGATAGTTACATTTAGTCATTCAgcagacactcttatccagTCTGTACAAGTGCTACAGTGGTCTAGGtggtagtaaaaaaaaaagacaacttcAAACCAAAGTGCACAGACATTACAAAGacagtcaaaaaaaacaacaacaaataatataaaaagaCATTTATGCAATGCATTTGCAGAAAAAAGAGAGGTGTTCTGCATGCCGTTTTAAGGAGAAGATATTTACACCTTCacagaaaggaataaaaacactgttCTGAATAAAAAGGCTGTTCAGACTCGAGGGTGAAGCACATTTCACCACTGAGGAGGCCAGGGCATTGAAGAAATGGGATCTTATAATACAAGTGTACATGACAGAAATGGACATACCAAGCGGATGCCTGCAGTTGAAGACTTGCGCTGATGTCCAGGCGCATAATTCTGAACCAGGGTGTGTAGACAATGCCGTGCAGAAgccttagattttttttttttattttttttttaaatagactcTCTTAAAAACTTTTTGCTCAATCATTGCAGAGGTATGGCATATGAAGCGGCGGCAGCAAGAAAAGAGCTGCAGGTGTCTAGAAGGCATGCACAAGAAGTTGAACAGAATCTGTAGTTAAAAGATGACATCTGCAGGATTTGCAGGTGCTTATGTTAATGTGATCAGGAGTTAAGTACATCAGCGGTGACTGGTCATAAGGATGACTGATAGCTCCAGCAGAGAGGAGGTCTTGTAAGTATAGTTTTGCCAGTCAGTATATAATATTGCCAGTAAGTACAATAGTTCAGTTCTGTCAAGATTTCAGATAATGGGTCTTTATCCAGGAAGAGGATGTCAGAAAGGCAGCCATCCTCTGAGCAACGTGGGAGGTGGATGAAGGAAAAGAGAAGTTGTGCCTTATTTATGCAGTGATCAGAAAAACTCAGACACGCACACTCAACCCAGAGATTAATTATAAAGGGAGAAGAGTGGACCACTGATGTTCTCCAGTATTAAACATGTGAAGTGATGAAGCTTCAGTGACTGAAGATGAATGCTGGCATCCAGGAGGTGATTTTGTAGAAGACATGATGACAGCTGGCAGAGAACTGCACAAAGAACAAATGAACTTGATTCATGCATTGGTAATTAGTAATTTGTATATGCAAGCACTTTTCTCCAGAGTATGAGCAAGCAGACAACCAGTTT
The window above is part of the Ictalurus punctatus breed USDA103 chromosome 8, Coco_2.0, whole genome shotgun sequence genome. Proteins encoded here:
- the ccdc69 gene encoding coiled-coil domain-containing protein 69, with the translated sequence MGCHNSKVCVHVRRKKKKQAKNETPLKEISSAHDGSGKSPSEEKDSGPESQLEKYEWQLKILDEVLAASGSEERDQLLKAHQHGDLCVLVHTITEMVKSETAAELGAVHENQMKSSTEQHQREVEEMKNLHSEEKNTLQETHITVESALKEQIEQLTADLKLFTEIKQRVKESMLKRDLQRNIQTHGSPGEFWEQEQESLLIVIEMKSERLLEQGNKLRQMEALVEKNLALEDQVLQVLQQNEDLRVRIDNYQTLIHQLSKEQNELQEALEKQTLQRQKLVQEKEELLFKLLHRRDSCSSFHIPAVVPAEVSPS